The following coding sequences lie in one Mucilaginibacter sp. KACC 22773 genomic window:
- the moeB gene encoding HesA/MoeB/ThiF family protein — MLKGEEFKRYSRQIILPEIGITGQEKLKTAKVLMIGAGGLGCPVLQYLAAAGVGEIGIVDDDTIDISNLHRQILYGVNDVGGLKAVLAKEKLGLLNPHTFITAYPVRFTPGNAEDICRGYDLVIDGSDNFGTRYLVNDTCVALNKPLVFGSIFKFEGHVSVFNYQDGPDYRDVFPEAPPADEVPNCADIGVLGVLPGIIGTYMATEAIKIICGIGKTLSGKLMTINALDNSTNIFKIRKQQKQVHTKNTATAAMYHELTMNELTRLLTECPDDIQLIDVRETWEFEDYNIGGINIPLHELKDCAEQLPSDKKLIFCCQTGQRSKMAMQLLKPLYKGEMYSLKNGVI; from the coding sequence ATGTTAAAAGGCGAAGAATTTAAACGGTACAGCAGGCAGATCATTTTACCTGAAATAGGAATAACCGGGCAGGAAAAACTAAAGACCGCTAAAGTGCTGATGATAGGTGCCGGCGGTTTGGGCTGCCCCGTGTTGCAATACCTGGCTGCTGCTGGCGTTGGCGAAATAGGCATTGTAGATGACGACACCATAGATATCAGCAACCTGCACCGGCAGATCTTATATGGCGTGAACGACGTTGGCGGTTTAAAGGCGGTGCTTGCTAAAGAAAAGCTCGGATTACTCAATCCGCATACTTTTATTACGGCTTACCCGGTACGCTTTACACCGGGCAACGCAGAAGATATTTGCAGGGGGTACGACCTGGTGATCGACGGCTCGGATAATTTCGGGACACGTTATTTGGTGAATGATACCTGCGTGGCCTTAAACAAGCCGCTGGTATTTGGCTCTATATTTAAGTTTGAGGGCCATGTATCTGTGTTCAATTATCAGGATGGACCTGATTACAGGGATGTTTTTCCCGAAGCGCCACCAGCCGACGAAGTGCCCAATTGTGCCGACATAGGTGTATTGGGTGTTTTACCAGGCATCATAGGCACCTATATGGCTACCGAAGCTATCAAGATTATTTGCGGTATAGGCAAAACACTGTCGGGTAAATTAATGACCATTAATGCGCTTGATAACTCAACCAATATTTTTAAAATCAGGAAACAACAAAAACAAGTTCACACTAAAAACACCGCCACGGCGGCTATGTACCACGAACTAACGATGAACGAGTTGACAAGGTTGTTAACCGAATGCCCCGACGACATCCAGCTAATTGATGTGCGCGAAACCTGGGAGTTTGAAGACTATAATATCGGTGGTATCAACATTCCTTTACATGAATTGAAAGATTGTGCCGAACAATTGCCATCGGATAAAAAATTGATATTCTGTTGCCAGACCGGACAGCGGAGTAAAATGGCCATGCAATTATTAAAGCCTTTGTACAAAGGTGAAATGTATAGTTTAAAAAACGGGGTGATTTAA
- a CDS encoding alpha-L-fucosidase, giving the protein MSRILGVIFFITAASFNLSAQNINEKIKATSKTQLPPFPAVPARLPIDSVSMGDWESFPEIKLDIPITDGPFKPTWESIEKNYPGEPAWLREAKFGIWVHFGPQAVGESGDWYARKLYTPGTKAYNNHLRKYGHPSKTGYKEVLRDWNPTKLDPSKLTKIYKDAGARFLMIQGVHHDNYDMWNSHYQPWNSVNIGPRRDLIGEWAKACRTNGMHYGVTFHHEYTWWWWQTAFGSDTIGDKKGIPYDGNLTLADGKGKWWEGYDPRLLYGIDLREYKGVAQEAASRWNPAPAGIFSNHLDYAKWYATRWALRMMDVVEHYDPDFIYTDGTVQGPFTGNGTGTGLKADAMQTVIADYYNRTLKTRGEVNAFSIVKFRKKTNGTVNTEESGIPADIKTDQPWIAEVPVGDWFYEPGFTYDSGMMIRYIIEAIARDGNAAVCISILPDGSLDEGSQKMLREVGIWMRRNSEAVYGSHAWVMPGEGEKVNGKLKMLPPGALTRRQAEFKFGPQDFRFTLGKNGALYAFCMTVPVSGTQLTIKSLGTDSKYLSRQVRSVTLLGNSGKLQWKQEADGLSITCPPDMPFATSVVFKID; this is encoded by the coding sequence ATGAGCAGAATTTTAGGGGTTATTTTTTTTATAACAGCAGCATCATTCAATCTAAGTGCCCAAAACATTAATGAGAAGATAAAAGCTACGTCAAAAACGCAGCTTCCACCGTTTCCAGCCGTTCCGGCGCGTTTACCTATTGATAGTGTATCTATGGGCGATTGGGAATCTTTTCCTGAAATAAAATTGGATATTCCTATTACTGATGGCCCCTTTAAGCCAACTTGGGAATCGATAGAAAAGAATTATCCAGGTGAACCCGCATGGCTTCGTGAGGCAAAATTTGGCATATGGGTACACTTTGGGCCACAAGCTGTAGGCGAGAGCGGCGATTGGTATGCACGCAAACTTTACACACCCGGCACAAAAGCCTATAATAATCATCTCAGGAAATATGGCCACCCATCCAAAACCGGATACAAAGAGGTACTTCGTGATTGGAATCCTACCAAACTTGACCCCAGCAAATTAACTAAAATATATAAAGATGCAGGCGCCCGGTTCCTGATGATTCAGGGTGTGCATCATGACAATTATGATATGTGGAACTCGCATTATCAGCCGTGGAATTCTGTTAATATCGGCCCCAGGCGTGATTTAATTGGCGAATGGGCTAAAGCTTGCCGGACAAATGGAATGCATTATGGCGTCACCTTCCATCACGAATATACATGGTGGTGGTGGCAAACAGCATTTGGCAGCGACACCATTGGCGACAAAAAAGGCATACCTTACGATGGCAACCTTACATTAGCAGATGGGAAGGGGAAATGGTGGGAAGGGTATGATCCACGTTTACTTTATGGAATTGACTTGCGCGAATACAAAGGCGTTGCTCAGGAAGCAGCCTCGCGATGGAACCCTGCGCCCGCGGGCATTTTTAGCAATCATTTGGATTATGCAAAATGGTATGCCACACGATGGGCATTAAGGATGATGGATGTAGTAGAGCATTACGACCCCGATTTCATTTATACAGACGGCACCGTTCAGGGGCCATTTACCGGTAACGGAACCGGCACAGGATTAAAAGCCGATGCCATGCAAACGGTTATTGCCGATTATTACAACCGTACGCTTAAAACTCGTGGGGAGGTAAATGCGTTCAGTATTGTAAAATTCCGAAAAAAAACTAATGGCACTGTAAATACCGAGGAATCTGGAATTCCGGCGGATATAAAAACAGATCAGCCCTGGATAGCTGAAGTGCCGGTGGGCGACTGGTTTTATGAGCCTGGCTTCACCTATGACTCGGGTATGATGATACGTTATATTATAGAAGCCATAGCCCGCGACGGTAATGCAGCGGTGTGCATCTCGATTTTGCCGGACGGATCGCTGGATGAAGGCAGCCAAAAAATGTTAAGAGAAGTGGGGATCTGGATGCGCCGTAACAGCGAGGCGGTTTACGGCAGCCATGCCTGGGTCATGCCTGGCGAAGGAGAAAAAGTGAATGGCAAGTTGAAAATGCTGCCCCCCGGCGCATTGACACGCAGGCAGGCCGAATTCAAATTCGGCCCTCAGGACTTTCGTTTTACCTTGGGCAAAAATGGGGCGTTGTATGCTTTTTGCATGACTGTGCCTGTATCCGGGACACAGCTGACGATAAAATCATTGGGTACAGATTCAAAATATCTTAGCCGGCAGGTTAGATCAGTGACGCTGTTGGGTAACAGCGGCAAGCTACAATGGAAACAGGAAGCTGATGGCCTGTCCATCACCTGCCCGCCAGACATGCCGTTCGCTACATCCGTTGTGTTCAAGATTGATTAA
- the thiD gene encoding bifunctional hydroxymethylpyrimidine kinase/phosphomethylpyrimidine kinase: protein MIKYKYPVVLSIAGSDSGGGAGIQADLKTISALGCFGTTAITALTVQNTLGVSGIHPIPVDFVKAQIKAVMDDLKPSAIKMGMVHSAELAIGIAEALSDHPNVPVIFDPVMVATSGDLLIANNIVETLKQYLFPITKLITPNLDEAAILTGMEIKTTGDMKEAAVQIMRYGCNAVLIKGGHLKGPDLFDVYLDKADNECVFKSTAVDTVNTHGTGCSLSSAIASFIALGNDLGISISNSKKYIQQAIEQGKDVKTGDGQGPLNHFFDPQKLVKHEME from the coding sequence ATGATCAAATATAAATACCCGGTTGTACTCAGCATAGCCGGATCAGACAGTGGGGGCGGAGCAGGCATACAAGCCGATTTAAAAACCATAAGTGCCCTGGGGTGTTTTGGAACCACGGCCATAACCGCGCTTACCGTACAAAATACCTTAGGAGTTAGCGGTATTCACCCTATCCCGGTTGATTTTGTCAAAGCACAAATTAAAGCGGTGATGGATGACCTCAAACCATCTGCCATTAAGATGGGGATGGTGCACAGCGCCGAATTGGCTATTGGCATTGCCGAAGCCTTAAGTGACCACCCAAATGTCCCGGTTATTTTTGACCCGGTTATGGTAGCTACCAGTGGCGACCTTTTGATAGCCAACAATATTGTAGAAACTTTAAAACAATACTTGTTTCCGATAACCAAATTAATTACCCCCAATTTAGATGAAGCGGCTATCCTTACCGGAATGGAGATCAAAACCACCGGCGATATGAAAGAGGCGGCAGTGCAAATCATGCGATATGGGTGTAATGCTGTACTGATCAAAGGAGGACATCTGAAGGGGCCTGATCTGTTTGATGTTTACTTGGATAAAGCTGATAATGAATGTGTTTTCAAGTCAACAGCCGTTGATACAGTTAATACACATGGAACAGGATGCAGCCTGTCATCTGCAATTGCATCTTTTATCGCATTAGGTAATGATCTGGGTATTTCAATATCGAACAGTAAAAAATATATTCAGCAAGCTATAGAGCAGGGCAAGGATGTTAAAACGGGAGACGGTCAGGGGCCGTTGAACCACTTTTTTGATCCTCAAAAATTAGTTAAACATGAAATGGAATGA
- a CDS encoding glycoside hydrolase family 43 protein: MKHFLLITLLIAIKSLAFANTNNLIADTPAHGGVILDADGQPINAHGPGVMYHQGVYYLFGEIKNGKTWLVPGQNWEDYRVPAGGISCYSSTDLKHWKYRGIALKPVVNDPGNDLDTGRVIERPKVIYNEHTKKFVMWMHIDKNDYNYSRGGVAISDSPAGPYQYLGSIKPNDQMLRDMTLYKDDDGKAYLIYSSEDNNTMHVCLLNDDYLKPTTTYVRIFENQRRESPAVFKNKGKYYLITSGCSGWSPNAASYAVADNIMGPWIEQGNPCKGPYAEMTFFSQGAFVLPVISKPGKFIFMGDVWNKTDLEKSAYLWLPLSISNGEIEIKER, encoded by the coding sequence ATGAAACACTTCTTACTTATCACATTATTAATAGCGATAAAAAGTTTAGCCTTTGCCAATACGAACAACCTCATTGCCGATACACCTGCACATGGCGGCGTAATACTTGATGCCGATGGCCAACCCATTAATGCCCATGGCCCTGGTGTAATGTATCATCAAGGTGTCTATTATCTTTTTGGTGAAATAAAAAATGGAAAAACCTGGCTCGTGCCGGGCCAGAACTGGGAAGATTACCGGGTTCCGGCTGGAGGGATATCCTGCTATTCATCTACCGATCTGAAGCACTGGAAATACAGGGGCATAGCCTTGAAACCGGTAGTGAATGACCCGGGCAATGACCTGGATACCGGCAGGGTGATAGAAAGGCCCAAAGTGATCTATAATGAACATACAAAGAAATTTGTGATGTGGATGCATATAGATAAGAACGATTACAACTATTCGCGGGGTGGTGTTGCCATAAGTGATAGCCCGGCGGGGCCATACCAATACCTGGGGAGCATAAAACCCAATGACCAAATGTTAAGAGACATGACCTTATACAAAGATGATGACGGTAAAGCTTACCTGATCTACTCATCCGAAGATAACAATACGATGCATGTTTGCCTGCTGAACGATGATTATTTAAAGCCAACAACAACATATGTAAGAATATTTGAGAATCAAAGAAGGGAAAGTCCGGCTGTTTTTAAAAACAAGGGGAAATACTATTTGATTACTTCAGGATGTTCGGGCTGGTCGCCAAATGCGGCGTCTTATGCGGTTGCTGATAATATTATGGGCCCATGGATAGAACAAGGCAATCCATGTAAAGGACCATATGCTGAAATGACCTTTTTTTCGCAGGGAGCATTTGTGCTGCCGGTAATAAGTAAGCCGGGAAAATTCATTTTCATGGGAGATGTGTGGAATAAAACTGATTTAGAAAAGTCTGCCTATTTGTGGCTGCCTTTAAGTATAAGCAATGGAGAGATAGAGATTAAAGAACGTTAA